A stretch of the Sinorhizobium alkalisoli genome encodes the following:
- the phnH gene encoding phosphonate C-P lyase system protein PhnH yields MGAQSQIYAGAFADPVFSAQSVFRILMDCFARPGSIGRLSAPAEPPSPLGQVSGAVALTLCDYDTPVWLSPALSRSAVPQWIAFHTGAGLTEVKAEARFAFIDKGGPIPGFDQYALGSQEYPDRSTTLVIEVEALTGGRRMTAHGPGIKGEAVVAPKGLPNVFLDLWAANRAIFPRGVDLVLTTEEGVLCLPRTTRLSTEE; encoded by the coding sequence ATGGGCGCCCAGTCGCAAATCTATGCCGGCGCTTTTGCCGACCCGGTCTTTTCGGCACAATCGGTCTTTCGCATCCTGATGGACTGCTTCGCCCGGCCCGGCTCCATCGGACGCCTTTCGGCGCCCGCCGAACCGCCGTCTCCGCTCGGCCAGGTCAGCGGTGCGGTCGCGCTCACGCTTTGCGACTACGATACCCCCGTCTGGCTCTCTCCGGCGCTCTCCAGATCCGCGGTGCCGCAATGGATCGCCTTCCATACGGGCGCTGGGCTCACTGAAGTCAAGGCCGAGGCCCGCTTCGCCTTCATCGACAAAGGGGGCCCCATTCCGGGCTTCGACCAATACGCGCTCGGTTCGCAGGAATATCCCGATCGCTCGACGACCCTGGTGATCGAGGTCGAGGCCCTGACCGGCGGGCGCCGAATGACCGCGCACGGGCCGGGTATCAAGGGCGAGGCCGTCGTTGCGCCGAAAGGGCTGCCCAACGTCTTCCTCGATCTCTGGGCCGCCAACCGGGCGATCTTCCCCCGCGGGGTCGACCTGGTGCTGACGACCGAAGAAGGCGTTCTCTGCCTGCCGCGCACGACCAGGCTGTCGACCGAGGAGTGA
- the phnG gene encoding phosphonate C-P lyase system protein PhnG, protein MNATEKHGRLAEPAAERRDAMRLLARATRAELATAWQAIADKPEVAAVRGPETGLVMVRGRIGGGGNPFNLGEATVTRATVRLSSGEIGHGQLLGTDKECARLAAIFDAIYQNPAYKPAVEALHRQIAARLLAEERRKAEETAATRVDFFTMVRGED, encoded by the coding sequence ATGAACGCGACGGAAAAGCATGGCCGACTTGCGGAACCGGCTGCCGAACGGCGCGACGCCATGCGGCTTCTCGCCCGCGCCACGCGTGCCGAGCTCGCCACCGCCTGGCAGGCAATCGCCGACAAGCCGGAAGTGGCCGCGGTGCGCGGCCCCGAAACAGGCCTCGTCATGGTGCGCGGCCGTATCGGCGGTGGCGGCAACCCGTTCAACCTCGGCGAGGCGACGGTGACCCGTGCGACGGTCCGGCTTTCGAGCGGCGAGATCGGTCATGGACAATTGCTCGGAACCGACAAGGAGTGCGCCCGCCTTGCGGCGATCTTCGACGCGATCTATCAGAACCCGGCCTACAAACCCGCCGTCGAAGCACTGCACCGGCAGATCGCGGCGCGCCTTCTGGCAGAGGAACGCCGCAAGGCCGAGGAAACGGCTGCGACCCGCGTCGATTTCTTCACCATGGTCCGCGGAGAAGATTGA
- the phnK gene encoding phosphonate C-P lyase system protein PhnK, with protein sequence MSAAPLLKVNDVSKFYGSRIGCRNVSFELYPGEVLAIVGESGSGKTTLLSCLSTRLMPTSGIVEYRMRDGRYGDLARMGEAERRFLMRTDWGFVHQNPADGLRMTVSAGANVGERLMAVGGRHYGRIRATAGDWLKRVEIGEDRIDDQPRAFSGGMRQRLQIARNLVTSPRLVFMDEPTGGLDVSVQARLLDLVRGLVHDLGLSAIIVTHDLAVARLLSHRMMVMKDGAVIEQGLTDRVLDDPREPYTQLLVSSILQV encoded by the coding sequence ATGAGCGCTGCACCGCTCCTCAAAGTCAACGACGTGTCGAAGTTCTATGGGAGCCGCATCGGCTGCCGCAATGTCTCCTTTGAGCTCTATCCAGGCGAAGTGCTTGCGATCGTCGGCGAGTCCGGCTCCGGCAAGACCACGCTGCTCTCCTGCCTGTCTACACGGCTGATGCCGACCTCCGGCATTGTCGAATACCGCATGCGTGACGGCCGGTACGGCGATCTGGCGCGCATGGGCGAGGCGGAGCGCCGCTTCCTGATGCGTACCGACTGGGGCTTCGTACACCAGAACCCGGCCGACGGGCTCCGGATGACGGTCTCGGCCGGCGCCAACGTGGGTGAACGACTGATGGCGGTCGGCGGCCGGCATTATGGCAGGATCCGCGCCACCGCCGGCGATTGGCTGAAACGCGTGGAGATCGGAGAGGATCGGATCGACGACCAGCCGCGCGCCTTTTCCGGCGGCATGCGCCAGCGCCTTCAGATCGCCCGCAATCTCGTAACCTCTCCGCGCCTGGTCTTCATGGACGAGCCGACCGGCGGCCTCGACGTCTCCGTGCAGGCCCGACTGCTCGACCTCGTGCGCGGGCTCGTCCACGACCTGGGGCTCTCGGCGATCATCGTCACGCACGACCTCGCCGTCGCACGCCTCCTGTCGCACCGGATGATGGTGATGAAGGACGGCGCCGTTATCGAACAGGGGCTCACCGACCGGGTTCTCGACGATCCGCGCGAGCCCTACACGCAGCTTCTCGTCTCATCGATCCTGCAGGTCTGA
- a CDS encoding alpha-D-ribose 1-methylphosphonate 5-phosphate C-P-lyase PhnJ — MNDLATYNFAYLDEQTKRMIRRAILKAIAIPGYQVPFASREMPMPYGWGTGGVQVTAAILGPDDVLKVIDQGADDTTNAVSIRAFFQKVANVAVTTRTKEATIVQTRHRVPEEPLRDGQTLVYQVPIPEPLRFLEPRETETRKMHALEEYGLMHVKLYEDIARNGHIATTYAYPVKVEGRYVMDPSPTPKFDNPKMHMSAALQLFGAGREKRIYAVPPFTEVVSLDFEDHPFEIQTFDRPCALCGAENVYLDEVVLDDKGGRMFVCSDTDHCEDRRAHGHAGPMLARPEHLGKEAAR; from the coding sequence ATGAACGACCTCGCCACCTACAATTTCGCCTATCTCGACGAACAGACGAAGCGGATGATCCGACGGGCGATCCTGAAGGCGATCGCCATTCCCGGGTATCAGGTGCCTTTTGCCTCGCGCGAAATGCCGATGCCCTATGGCTGGGGCACCGGCGGCGTGCAGGTCACCGCCGCGATCCTCGGGCCTGACGATGTGCTAAAGGTCATCGACCAGGGCGCCGACGACACGACCAATGCCGTCTCGATCCGAGCCTTCTTCCAGAAGGTCGCCAATGTCGCGGTCACCACGAGAACGAAGGAGGCGACGATCGTCCAGACGCGCCACCGCGTCCCCGAGGAGCCGCTCAGGGACGGCCAGACGCTCGTCTATCAGGTCCCGATCCCCGAACCCTTGCGCTTCCTTGAGCCGCGCGAGACCGAAACGCGCAAGATGCATGCGCTCGAAGAATACGGCCTCATGCATGTGAAGCTCTACGAGGACATCGCCCGCAACGGCCATATCGCCACCACCTACGCCTATCCGGTAAAGGTCGAGGGCCGCTATGTCATGGACCCCTCGCCGACCCCGAAATTCGACAATCCGAAGATGCATATGTCCGCGGCGCTGCAGCTTTTCGGCGCCGGCCGCGAGAAGCGCATCTATGCGGTGCCGCCCTTTACCGAGGTCGTAAGCCTCGATTTCGAGGACCATCCCTTCGAAATTCAGACCTTCGACAGACCTTGCGCGCTGTGCGGCGCCGAAAACGTCTATCTCGACGAGGTGGTGCTCGATGACAAGGGCGGACGCATGTTCGTGTGCTCCGACACCGACCATTGCGAGGACCGGCGGGCCCATGGTCATGCCGGCCCCATGCTCGCTCGCCCCGAGCATCTAGGAAAGGAGGCCGCCCGATGA
- the phnF gene encoding phosphonate metabolism transcriptional regulator PhnF gives MARKAVERQTGVALWRQIADRVRLAISNGDYDATGMVPPETALAREFGVNRHTVRSALAALAEEGLVRAVQGRGTLIERKGRVTYPISRRTRFSAGLGGQVKEIGSQLLAHREVQSSSEVAAALALPPGAVVVELQTVSSGDGRPLSATIAYFPAGRFPEMAQRYARLGSVTKAFAAQGLDDYVRVSTDIVARHADAEELKLLKLSAGAIVIEALSVNADVEGRPVEYSRTRFAADRMKFRIET, from the coding sequence GTGGCAAGGAAGGCCGTGGAGCGGCAGACGGGGGTTGCGCTCTGGCGGCAGATCGCCGACCGCGTAAGACTTGCGATCAGCAACGGTGACTACGACGCGACGGGAATGGTGCCGCCGGAGACGGCGCTGGCGCGCGAGTTCGGCGTCAACCGTCACACGGTGCGCAGTGCGTTGGCAGCGCTTGCAGAAGAGGGGCTGGTGCGCGCCGTGCAGGGGCGCGGCACGCTGATCGAGCGCAAGGGCCGGGTGACGTATCCGATCTCCCGGCGGACCCGTTTTTCTGCAGGGCTCGGCGGTCAGGTAAAGGAAATCGGCTCACAACTGCTTGCTCACAGGGAGGTGCAGTCAAGCAGCGAAGTCGCGGCCGCTCTCGCGCTTCCGCCGGGCGCCGTCGTGGTGGAACTGCAGACGGTCAGCAGCGGCGACGGGCGGCCTCTCTCGGCGACCATCGCCTATTTTCCGGCCGGTCGGTTTCCCGAGATGGCGCAGCGATATGCGCGCCTCGGTTCCGTCACCAAGGCCTTCGCGGCACAAGGGCTCGACGACTATGTTCGCGTCTCGACGGACATTGTCGCCCGGCACGCCGATGCGGAGGAGCTCAAGCTGCTCAAGCTCTCGGCCGGCGCAATCGTCATCGAGGCGCTCTCGGTCAACGCTGACGTGGAGGGACGGCCCGTCGAATACTCGCGCACGCGCTTCGCCGCCGATCGGATGAAGTTCAGGATCGAGACTTAG
- a CDS encoding carbon-phosphorus lyase complex subunit PhnI: MYVAVKGGEAAIANAHRLLADRRRGDRALPAITIEQVIEQLGLAVDRVMAEASLYDRSLAALAVRQARGDMIEAIFILRAYRTTLPRFASSRPIDTAKMKIERRISATYKDLPGGQLLGPTFDYTHRLLDPSLIGDEPVVEPARKEPGEAVMRVSDILDGQGLIEGDGEMPEGHLAGDLTREPMEFPMARDLRLQALARGDEGFLLALAYSTQRGYGRTHPFVGEIRIGEVEVEIDLPELGFAVSLGTIRVTECQMVNQFKGSASEPPQFTRGYGLVFGQSERKAMSMSLVDRALRTDEFGEDIVAPAQDQEFVISHADNVLATGFVEHLKLPHYVDFQAELDLVRRMRREYEDAGNADDRRRSRRSHRGQPE; encoded by the coding sequence ATGTATGTAGCCGTCAAGGGTGGGGAAGCCGCCATCGCCAATGCCCACCGCCTGCTCGCCGACCGCCGCCGCGGCGATCGCGCGCTGCCGGCGATCACCATCGAACAGGTCATCGAGCAGCTCGGCCTGGCCGTCGACCGCGTCATGGCGGAAGCTTCGCTCTACGACCGGTCGCTTGCCGCCCTCGCCGTGCGCCAGGCGCGCGGCGACATGATCGAGGCGATCTTCATCCTGCGCGCCTACCGCACCACCCTGCCCCGCTTCGCTTCTTCCCGGCCGATCGACACGGCGAAGATGAAGATCGAACGGCGCATCTCGGCAACCTACAAGGACCTGCCTGGTGGCCAGCTCCTCGGGCCGACCTTCGATTATACCCACCGCCTGCTCGACCCGTCGCTGATCGGCGATGAGCCCGTCGTCGAACCGGCCCGCAAGGAGCCGGGCGAAGCGGTCATGCGCGTCTCCGACATTCTGGACGGCCAGGGACTGATCGAGGGCGACGGAGAGATGCCGGAAGGCCACCTCGCGGGCGACCTCACCCGCGAGCCGATGGAGTTCCCGATGGCGCGCGATCTCCGCCTGCAAGCGCTCGCCCGCGGCGACGAGGGCTTCCTCCTGGCGCTCGCCTACTCCACCCAGCGCGGCTACGGCCGCACCCACCCCTTCGTCGGAGAGATCCGCATCGGCGAAGTCGAGGTAGAAATCGACCTGCCGGAGCTTGGCTTCGCCGTTTCGCTCGGGACAATCCGCGTGACCGAATGCCAGATGGTCAATCAGTTCAAGGGGTCGGCGAGCGAGCCGCCGCAATTCACCCGCGGCTATGGCCTCGTCTTCGGTCAGAGCGAGCGCAAGGCCATGTCCATGTCGCTCGTGGACCGGGCGCTCAGGACCGACGAGTTCGGCGAGGATATCGTCGCGCCCGCCCAGGACCAGGAATTCGTCATCTCGCATGCCGACAACGTCCTGGCGACGGGCTTCGTCGAACATCTGAAGCTGCCGCATTACGTCGACTTCCAGGCGGAACTCGACCTGGTGCGCCGCATGCGCCGTGAATACGAGGACGCCGGCAATGCCGACGACAGGCGGCGCAGCCGCCGGAGCCATCGAGGACAGCCGGAATGA
- a CDS encoding DapH/DapD/GlmU-related protein, translated as MSKRLGIEPFIHPTAGVVNSTLGHYTEIQERSRLEEVEFGDYSYIMQDGSIWCATIGKFVNIAAAVRINATNHPTWRATLHHFTYRAPMYWDDAEPDHDLFAWRRQNRVTIGHDVWIGHGATILPGVTIGNGAVIGAGAVVSRDVAAYTIVGGVPAKLIRARFTAEIGEAMDRVAWWDWDHARLRRALDDFRHLSAEEFLMRYG; from the coding sequence ATGAGCAAGAGACTGGGCATCGAACCCTTTATCCATCCGACCGCGGGCGTCGTGAATTCGACGCTCGGCCACTATACGGAAATCCAGGAGCGCTCGCGCCTCGAGGAAGTCGAGTTCGGCGACTATTCCTATATCATGCAGGACGGCTCGATCTGGTGCGCAACCATCGGCAAGTTCGTCAACATCGCCGCGGCCGTGCGCATCAACGCCACCAACCATCCGACATGGCGCGCGACGCTGCATCATTTCACCTATCGCGCCCCAATGTATTGGGACGACGCCGAGCCGGATCACGACCTTTTCGCCTGGCGTCGCCAGAACCGCGTCACCATTGGCCATGATGTCTGGATCGGCCATGGCGCCACGATCCTTCCCGGCGTGACCATTGGCAATGGCGCGGTGATCGGCGCCGGCGCCGTCGTCTCCAGGGACGTCGCCGCCTACACGATCGTCGGCGGCGTGCCCGCCAAACTCATCCGCGCGCGCTTTACCGCGGAGATCGGCGAGGCCATGGACCGGGTTGCCTGGTGGGATTGGGACCATGCCAGGCTGCGGCGCGCGCTCGACGATTTCCGTCACCTCTCGGCTGAAGAGTTTTTGATGCGCTACGGGTGA
- a CDS encoding Pycsar system effector family protein, which yields MSAGGNLLKLDGAAECLSTRDAGPEYYDHIRKINDIFYDQIKMSDQKAAYIFTFMFAFLISSQEGRGVFTWHRYVGGESLPMVLSAVLALASIVTIISAILVVLPRKSATSTTLFWGAWPAHRAGFLEAAGGGDRSYLLRQYVENADVLSAIACSKYRCVAFAFRALLVTVICYVCLLAVN from the coding sequence ATGAGCGCGGGCGGAAACCTGCTTAAACTGGACGGCGCGGCCGAATGTCTGAGTACCCGCGATGCGGGGCCGGAATATTACGATCACATCCGCAAAATCAACGACATTTTTTATGATCAGATCAAGATGTCAGATCAGAAGGCAGCCTATATCTTCACTTTCATGTTCGCTTTTTTAATTTCTTCGCAAGAAGGAAGGGGTGTCTTTACATGGCATCGCTATGTAGGGGGCGAGTCATTGCCGATGGTATTGTCGGCCGTCTTGGCGCTGGCATCGATCGTTACAATCATATCGGCAATTCTCGTCGTCTTGCCGCGGAAGAGCGCCACGTCGACCACTTTGTTCTGGGGTGCCTGGCCGGCCCATCGTGCCGGTTTTCTGGAGGCCGCGGGTGGCGGCGACCGATCCTATCTCCTGCGCCAGTACGTCGAGAATGCCGATGTGCTTTCGGCGATCGCCTGCAGCAAATACCGCTGTGTGGCTTTTGCCTTCCGCGCCCTGCTCGTCACCGTCATCTGCTATGTCTGTCTCCTCGCCGTGAATTAG
- a CDS encoding FecR domain-containing protein: MRATLKGACLAAIALVASGPASAERLPRPTPVAGSVISRKAGEEVRFVDVSNWQIVDLAQDLLAGDVLRTNATGALAVLFADRTQIRLGRNTALRVKEIGQGDTSLELQSGTIWARAERGGDGLAVDTPAATAAIRGTDWTLTVGADGKTSLIVLEGVVELKNAFGSVTVEQGEGAVAAIGSAPTKIVIVTPKDREQMLFHLSLRDAFVWMPPSPLKVSDMRRERGRIEAQPASSRTAEDWLTLAEIHLTLDGRQKALAAVDQARRRGLDRSQTARATLIEALIAGSENRQDDAARLFAEAAPGLDAKRRPIADYGGYFARALANPDRVEDPPRQAAGAYGALAAAWTAGFRTDIRAAIETLKRAERQNPDDATLPAARAQFAMLLDDREEMRDGIDRALAIDPDDPTALEARANYRLHIENDKEGALADLERALMTAPGSPSIWNSIALVQGERGNRRAAERALRKAMEFDPADPLYHANLAIQYLDELRLAEAKREIDAALAIDPSFDVMLVARGRYHMQNGNMDKAVEDLLAGSTANPAYSNAQLLLAAAHYEKGDRIPAAQALDNADRLDLNDPVVAQVRTAIAIDAYDADAAIRNAQDFMRRVRAQGGDTAALGANQEAGSTLNDAFRLQGLDAWGQYYGDVVFDPFTGASYVDQAVHGSVNPFFNNYDFAADAIANTVNPTSFSALVQGLLIEPHMLASRERTANLLRSPFLEAELGGGFIANEDHTGWIGEAAIRGLTLSPFPISVYGTFQWEEPRDTVDLAGGRMERELRIVGGNGYVTASPTPDDRIVSFANYSDVDEFQEFLPAPPDVNIGDNSSGVISGLAWSHTFDYRSVGNAALFFKELRTDDSVTIRDAVGAGSSLDVEAKERTYVAAVNHMYGVGDLTWRYGAEGGRVRTDTATRASLIFPPVLPLPPSFESSVRAVAKAYVNGLYEIAPDLKVEGALFARYIEDVNDNHTRLEPQLGVAWAPTEGHWLRAAVQREGYSFGAATLAPIGIVGLQPNQFLIGPTGYADTLALHWDAEWNERFFTAVDYQHQEIRGGSVNVPFSTTEFVFDKARADRVALTANLALGHGLGLSATLARMASENLSAGSSGDLPFLPENAAQVALTWVNTANVKATIAANYVGERRDLAATLDDFWTLDATLKWEPFDKRIDVELAGFNLLDEEFELRNGLPGWGPTVKGTARVRF; this comes from the coding sequence ATGCGGGCGACACTTAAAGGGGCATGCCTGGCCGCAATCGCACTTGTTGCGTCAGGACCGGCGTCTGCCGAGCGGTTGCCGCGTCCGACGCCTGTCGCCGGCTCCGTCATCTCCCGCAAGGCCGGCGAGGAAGTGCGCTTCGTCGACGTATCCAACTGGCAGATCGTCGATCTCGCCCAGGACCTCCTGGCCGGAGACGTTCTGCGAACCAACGCCACCGGTGCGCTCGCCGTGCTCTTTGCGGACCGGACGCAGATCCGGCTGGGGCGGAACACGGCCCTCCGCGTCAAAGAGATCGGCCAGGGCGACACCAGTCTCGAACTGCAGTCGGGCACGATCTGGGCACGCGCCGAACGCGGCGGCGACGGCCTTGCGGTCGACACGCCCGCCGCAACCGCTGCCATTCGCGGCACGGATTGGACGCTGACCGTCGGTGCCGACGGCAAGACCTCGCTCATCGTCCTTGAAGGCGTGGTCGAACTGAAAAACGCCTTTGGTAGCGTAACGGTTGAGCAGGGCGAGGGCGCGGTGGCGGCAATCGGCAGCGCGCCGACCAAGATCGTCATCGTTACCCCGAAAGACCGCGAGCAGATGCTCTTCCATCTGTCCCTGCGCGATGCCTTCGTCTGGATGCCGCCTTCGCCGCTTAAGGTCTCCGATATGCGTCGGGAACGCGGGCGGATCGAGGCGCAACCGGCGTCCTCCCGGACCGCCGAGGACTGGCTGACCCTGGCCGAAATCCACCTGACGCTCGACGGGCGACAAAAGGCGCTGGCTGCAGTCGATCAGGCGCGGCGACGAGGCCTTGATCGGTCGCAGACCGCGCGTGCCACGCTGATAGAGGCGCTCATTGCCGGCTCCGAGAACCGCCAGGACGATGCGGCCAGGCTGTTTGCAGAGGCAGCGCCTGGGCTCGACGCCAAACGCCGCCCCATCGCCGACTATGGCGGATATTTCGCCCGCGCGCTTGCCAATCCCGACCGGGTCGAGGATCCTCCCCGTCAAGCGGCCGGCGCCTATGGCGCGCTGGCCGCGGCTTGGACGGCGGGGTTCCGGACCGATATCCGTGCCGCGATCGAGACACTCAAAAGAGCCGAAAGGCAGAACCCGGACGATGCCACTCTACCCGCCGCCCGCGCGCAATTTGCGATGCTGCTCGACGATCGTGAGGAGATGCGCGACGGCATCGACAGGGCGCTGGCGATCGATCCGGACGATCCGACTGCACTCGAAGCGCGCGCGAACTATCGACTCCACATCGAAAACGACAAAGAAGGCGCGCTTGCCGATCTCGAGCGGGCGCTGATGACCGCGCCCGGTTCTCCGTCGATCTGGAATTCGATCGCCCTCGTTCAAGGCGAGCGGGGTAACCGCCGCGCCGCTGAAAGGGCGCTCAGGAAGGCGATGGAATTCGATCCGGCAGACCCGCTCTATCACGCCAATCTTGCGATCCAGTACCTGGACGAATTGCGGCTCGCCGAAGCCAAACGCGAGATCGATGCGGCGCTGGCGATCGATCCTTCCTTCGATGTGATGCTGGTTGCGCGTGGGCGATATCACATGCAGAACGGGAACATGGACAAGGCGGTTGAAGATCTGCTCGCCGGCTCGACCGCCAACCCGGCCTATTCCAATGCCCAACTCCTGCTCGCGGCCGCCCATTACGAAAAGGGCGACCGGATACCGGCCGCCCAGGCACTCGACAACGCAGACAGGCTCGACCTCAATGATCCCGTCGTCGCGCAGGTCCGCACGGCCATCGCCATCGATGCCTATGACGCGGATGCAGCGATCCGCAACGCCCAGGACTTCATGCGACGCGTCCGGGCGCAAGGCGGCGACACGGCGGCCCTTGGTGCCAACCAGGAAGCGGGATCGACGCTTAACGACGCCTTCCGCCTGCAGGGTCTCGACGCCTGGGGCCAGTATTACGGCGATGTTGTCTTTGATCCCTTCACCGGCGCAAGCTACGTGGACCAGGCAGTGCACGGCAGCGTCAATCCGTTCTTCAACAATTACGACTTCGCCGCGGACGCGATCGCCAACACGGTCAATCCCACCAGTTTCTCCGCACTCGTCCAGGGGCTGCTGATCGAGCCGCACATGCTGGCAAGCCGCGAGCGCACGGCCAACCTGCTGCGCTCGCCGTTCCTGGAGGCGGAGCTTGGCGGCGGCTTCATCGCCAATGAAGATCATACCGGCTGGATAGGAGAAGCGGCGATCCGCGGATTGACGCTATCCCCGTTCCCGATCAGCGTCTACGGCACGTTCCAATGGGAGGAGCCGAGGGACACGGTAGATCTCGCGGGAGGGCGCATGGAGCGCGAATTGCGAATCGTCGGTGGCAATGGCTACGTCACGGCCAGTCCAACTCCCGACGACCGCATCGTGAGCTTCGCGAATTATTCGGACGTGGACGAGTTCCAGGAATTTCTGCCCGCTCCGCCGGACGTCAACATAGGCGACAATTCCTCCGGGGTCATTTCCGGCCTCGCCTGGAGTCACACATTCGACTACCGCAGTGTCGGCAATGCCGCCCTGTTTTTCAAGGAACTTCGTACCGACGATAGCGTCACCATTCGCGACGCGGTCGGCGCCGGGAGCAGCCTTGATGTCGAGGCAAAGGAGCGAACATACGTCGCCGCGGTCAATCACATGTACGGCGTTGGAGACCTGACGTGGCGTTATGGCGCTGAAGGTGGAAGAGTCCGGACCGACACCGCGACTCGTGCCAGCCTCATCTTTCCACCGGTACTGCCACTCCCACCTTCCTTCGAGTCATCTGTGCGGGCGGTGGCGAAGGCTTATGTAAATGGGCTTTACGAGATCGCGCCCGACCTCAAGGTCGAAGGCGCACTGTTTGCCCGCTACATCGAGGACGTCAATGACAACCATACCAGACTTGAGCCGCAGCTCGGGGTCGCCTGGGCGCCGACCGAAGGCCACTGGCTGCGTGCGGCTGTCCAACGCGAAGGCTATAGCTTCGGCGCGGCGACGCTCGCGCCGATCGGCATCGTCGGTCTGCAGCCCAACCAATTCCTGATTGGCCCCACCGGATATGCCGACACGCTGGCACTCCACTGGGACGCCGAATGGAACGAGCGGTTCTTCACCGCGGTCGATTATCAGCATCAGGAAATTCGCGGAGGCTCGGTCAATGTTCCATTCTCGACGACGGAATTTGTGTTCGACAAGGCTAGAGCCGATCGCGTGGCGCTGACCGCAAATCTCGCACTTGGCCACGGCCTCGGGCTCTCTGCGACCCTGGCCCGCATGGCAAGCGAAAACCTCTCGGCGGGGAGCAGTGGCGATCTTCCCTTTCTGCCGGAAAATGCTGCCCAAGTGGCGCTGACCTGGGTCAACACCGCTAATGTCAAAGCAACAATCGCTGCGAATTATGTCGGCGAGCGCAGAGATCTTGCCGCGACGCTCGACGACTTCTGGACGCTCGACGCGACACTAAAGTGGGAACCCTTCGACAAACGCATCGACGTGGAGCTCGCCGGCTTCAACCTGCTTGACGAAGAATTCGAACTCCGCAACGGCTTGCCCGGCTGGGGACCGACCGTGAAGGGCACGGCCAGAGTGCGGTTCTGA
- the phnL gene encoding phosphonate C-P lyase system protein PhnL: MATPLVVSEVSKSFTMHLRDGVRLPVVDNVSFSVKAGECVVLGGPSGVGKSSILKMLYGNYGVDEGQILMGHDGGLVNLAAAEPRLVLEIRRITLGYVSQFLRVVPRVSALDIVAEPLQGRGVAIEEARERAAELLSTLNLPKALWDLPPATFSGGEQQRVNIARGFITDHKILLLDEPTASLDARNRAVVVEMIAAKKADGTALVGIFHDEEVRDAVADRTIDVSQFSPRKSAA; the protein is encoded by the coding sequence ATGGCTACTCCGCTTGTTGTTTCAGAAGTCTCCAAGAGCTTCACCATGCACCTGCGCGATGGGGTCCGCCTGCCGGTGGTGGATAACGTCTCCTTTTCCGTCAAGGCCGGCGAATGCGTCGTTCTCGGCGGTCCTTCAGGCGTCGGCAAGAGCTCGATCCTGAAGATGCTCTACGGCAATTACGGCGTCGATGAAGGCCAGATCCTGATGGGACATGACGGTGGACTCGTGAACCTCGCCGCGGCCGAGCCGCGCCTGGTGCTTGAAATCCGCCGAATCACGCTCGGCTATGTCAGTCAGTTCCTGCGCGTCGTGCCGCGCGTCTCCGCCCTCGACATCGTGGCCGAACCCCTGCAGGGGCGCGGGGTCGCGATCGAGGAGGCGCGCGAACGGGCGGCGGAGCTGCTGTCGACACTCAACCTGCCGAAGGCCCTCTGGGACTTGCCGCCCGCCACCTTTTCCGGCGGCGAGCAGCAGCGCGTCAACATCGCCCGCGGCTTCATTACCGACCACAAGATCCTGCTGCTCGACGAGCCAACCGCCTCGCTCGACGCCAGGAATCGTGCCGTCGTCGTCGAAATGATCGCCGCGAAGAAGGCCGACGGCACGGCGCTCGTCGGCATATTCCACGACGAGGAAGTACGCGACGCCGTCGCCGACCGTACCATCGACGTGTCGCAGTTCTCGCCGAGGAAAAGTGCCGCATGA